GCAATTTCATGTGTGATAGCGATTTTGGATAACACATACAATATAATTTAATGATCTTTAAATACAAAAATACGTACAAATATATTAGATTATTGATACgtgttaaattttatattaaccgTAAAAAGAGATAATGTGTTATTTATAGGGCTATAAATATTTGTacgtaaattaaatttaatttaaatttaatatggtatttaaaatatttccatTGAATTTGAGCGCTCTTATAAATATGTTACAATTGGAATCTGTCAACCAACCTAATCAATCTCCAGGATATTTAATACTGGCATAAATGCACGTCACCAACTCTCCATGTGCCTGCACATGCTTTCCAATTCTAACCTCTCATGTTGCTCAtcaatcaaataatgcaattgcCAATGCCATTATCATTAACAAAACAAAACCAGAAACCCACCAAGAAACATCCTATTTATtctctctcttcctcttcttcttcttcttctgcaaatCACCAGTTATGAACCTGTCTGGAACCACAACTGTTACCAGAACAGTCttgctcttcttcttctgtGTGTTTCTATGTTCTTGCATTTTTGTGTACTATGCTAATAATGAAAGTGCCACCAACTGGCCAGCCTTCTGTGCATCCACTATCTTGGTTGTCGGGCTCCTGTTGACGTCAACGTTGGTGG
This Manihot esculenta cultivar AM560-2 chromosome 6, M.esculenta_v8, whole genome shotgun sequence DNA region includes the following protein-coding sequences:
- the LOC122723898 gene encoding uncharacterized protein LOC122723898, producing MHVTNSPCACTCFPILTSHVAHQSNNAIANAIIINKTKPETHQETSYLFSLFLFFFFFCKSPVMNLSGTTTVTRTVLLFFFCVFLCSCIFVYYANNESATNWPAFCASTILVVGLLLTSTLVVVAARATVLAWITVLVLLAFAGKRRGVLVQQGRKITTDVVMYLFKDCA